From Nonlabens sp. Ci31, the proteins below share one genomic window:
- a CDS encoding GYDIA family GHMP kinase yields the protein MIKELKQVILIENKKFKAHGKFLITGEYAVLNNVPALAMPLKLNQYLEISYRNDQEITWKSHNSDGDLWYQLATNVKDLYSDTIHCSHPITSKLREVLNTALELTSNNSLRGFDAVMTLDFDRHSGMGTSSTLISLISQWLGCDPYQLQFKCFGGSGYDVACATADRALIYNYNDSKPLVEEVNFDPAIKDQIFFVYLNRKQDSRDSIAMFQQELLTDDLREELSNIPEGFISASKNLSKFNNIIERHEEIISSLIGLAPIKNQLFTDYKGAIKSLGGWGGDFIMATGGLAARDYFKNKGYGEILEWDEVAL from the coding sequence ATGATTAAGGAGTTAAAGCAAGTCATCTTGATAGAGAATAAGAAATTTAAAGCGCACGGTAAATTTTTAATAACAGGTGAATACGCCGTGTTGAACAATGTTCCTGCGCTCGCTATGCCTTTAAAACTAAATCAGTATTTAGAAATTTCTTATAGAAATGATCAAGAGATCACTTGGAAAAGTCATAATAGTGATGGTGATTTATGGTATCAACTAGCTACAAATGTAAAGGACTTGTATTCAGATACAATCCATTGTTCTCATCCTATTACATCTAAATTAAGGGAGGTTTTAAATACTGCTTTGGAGCTTACTTCTAACAATTCTTTGCGAGGTTTTGACGCGGTGATGACACTGGATTTTGATCGTCATTCGGGAATGGGAACTAGTTCTACTTTGATTTCCTTGATATCTCAGTGGTTGGGATGTGATCCTTACCAATTGCAGTTCAAGTGTTTTGGAGGCAGTGGTTACGATGTGGCATGCGCGACAGCAGACCGAGCATTGATTTATAATTACAACGATTCAAAACCGCTTGTGGAAGAAGTCAACTTTGATCCAGCTATTAAAGATCAAATTTTCTTTGTGTACCTCAATCGCAAGCAAGACAGTAGAGATTCGATTGCTATGTTCCAACAAGAATTATTAACGGATGACTTGCGAGAAGAATTAAGCAACATACCAGAAGGGTTTATCAGCGCTTCTAAAAATCTTTCTAAATTTAATAACATCATAGAAAGACACGAAGAGATCATCTCTAGCTTAATAGGCTTAGCGCCTATAAAGAACCAGCTTTTTACAGATTATAAAGGTGCTATTAAGTCTTTAGGTGGTTGGGGCGGCGATTTTATCATGGCAACAGGGGGTCTTGCTGCTCGTGATTATTTTAAGAATAAAGGTTACGGCGAGATTCTAGAATGGGATGAGGTAGCTTTGTGA